In Flavobacterium okayamense, a single window of DNA contains:
- a CDS encoding AMP-binding protein: MIPHFKNIHNRFKINEFHLNKDSLFQLAYSFIKEGEEFEKEIGLFLLDWLDENDFVVVNTSGTTGKPKEIKLSKQAMVNSAIATGDYFNLKPGDRVLHCLPSRFIAGKMMLVRAIILGLELDIISPNSRLEKNVKNYDFTAMVPVQVENNFEKLNQFNKLIIGGAQPNLNLLEKLTQIKGLKAYETYGMTETITHIAAKEINSQYFKVLPEISISTDDRECLVIDAPRITSEKIVTNDIVEIHSNEEFQWLGRIDNVINSGGIKLFPEQIEKKLEKFISQRFFVSSEKDEKLGNRVVVVIESKPFDFDKTIFNNLEKFELPKQIYFVDAFDETKTGKVNRLETLKKVRTVC, encoded by the coding sequence ATGATTCCACATTTTAAAAATATTCATAACAGATTTAAAATTAATGAGTTTCACCTAAACAAAGATTCATTATTTCAATTAGCGTATAGTTTTATTAAAGAAGGAGAGGAGTTTGAAAAGGAAATTGGACTTTTTCTTTTGGATTGGTTAGACGAAAATGATTTTGTTGTTGTTAACACATCTGGAACAACAGGAAAACCGAAAGAAATTAAGCTATCTAAACAAGCGATGGTTAATTCTGCAATTGCTACTGGAGATTATTTTAATTTGAAACCTGGAGATAGGGTTTTACATTGTTTACCAAGTAGATTTATTGCTGGTAAAATGATGCTTGTAAGAGCAATTATTTTAGGATTAGAATTGGATATTATTTCTCCAAATAGTAGACTTGAAAAAAACGTTAAAAATTATGATTTTACGGCTATGGTTCCTGTTCAGGTTGAAAATAATTTTGAGAAATTAAATCAATTTAATAAACTTATTATTGGCGGTGCACAACCCAATTTGAACCTTCTTGAAAAGCTAACACAAATTAAAGGTTTGAAAGCTTATGAAACTTACGGAATGACAGAAACGATTACTCATATTGCTGCAAAAGAAATTAATTCACAATATTTTAAAGTATTACCAGAGATTTCAATTTCTACAGATGATAGAGAATGTTTAGTTATTGATGCGCCAAGAATTACTTCTGAAAAAATTGTTACAAATGATATTGTTGAAATACATTCAAATGAAGAGTTTCAATGGCTTGGAAGAATTGACAATGTTATAAATAGTGGGGGAATAAAATTATTTCCGGAGCAAATTGAAAAAAAACTTGAAAAATTTATATCACAAAGATTTTTTGTTTCAAGTGAAAAGGATGAAAAACTTGGTAATAGAGTAGTAGTAGTTATTGAAAGTAAACCCTTTGATTTTGATAAGACAATCTTTAATAATCTTGAAAAATTTGAATTACCTAAACAGATTTATTTTGTAGATGCATTTGATGAAACTAAAACAGGTAAAGT
- a CDS encoding CPBP family intramembrane glutamic endopeptidase, giving the protein MYIEQLKKYNLNLALYFIIPIGFMLLMLWNYFASLDLDTNQVIQQTISMIGVNGTFIAMIAPLAIGLFVVFFWTKFIQNLDIRILTTSRNKVDWKRIFFSFFLWAAITSTMILVAYYSTPENFILNFKPQKFAVFLVLAILLIPLQTSFEEYLFRAHLMQGLGLATNSRLIPLLVTSFLFGIMHAANPEVDKVGWIIMLYYIGTGLFLGILTLMDEGLELALGFHAANNLVSALLVTADWTAFQTHSIFKDISEPSTGFEIILPVFIIFPTLLFIFSKVYKWKNWKEKLTGKLIELETNDSTF; this is encoded by the coding sequence ATGTATATTGAACAATTAAAAAAATATAATTTAAATCTAGCGCTATATTTTATTATACCGATTGGATTTATGTTGTTAATGCTTTGGAATTATTTTGCTTCTTTAGATTTAGACACCAATCAAGTTATTCAACAAACTATTAGTATGATTGGCGTTAATGGAACTTTTATAGCTATGATAGCTCCTTTAGCTATTGGTTTATTTGTTGTTTTCTTTTGGACAAAATTTATTCAAAATTTAGATATACGAATATTAACTACTTCAAGAAATAAAGTTGACTGGAAACGAATTTTCTTTTCATTTTTTTTATGGGCTGCAATCACATCAACAATGATTCTAGTTGCATATTATTCAACTCCAGAGAATTTTATATTGAATTTTAAACCTCAAAAGTTTGCTGTTTTTTTAGTCTTAGCTATTTTACTTATTCCATTACAAACAAGTTTTGAAGAATATTTATTTAGAGCACATTTAATGCAAGGTTTGGGACTAGCTACTAATAGTAGATTAATCCCTTTATTAGTAACTTCTTTTTTGTTTGGAATTATGCATGCTGCTAATCCTGAAGTAGATAAAGTAGGCTGGATTATTATGTTGTATTATATAGGCACAGGTTTGTTTTTAGGAATTCTTACTCTAATGGATGAAGGTTTGGAATTGGCTTTAGGTTTTCATGCAGCTAATAATTTAGTAAGTGCTTTATTAGTTACAGCTGATTGGACAGCTTTTCAAACCCATTCAATTTTTAAAGATATTTCAGAACCATCAACAGGTTTTGAAATTATATTACCAGTCTTTATTATTTTTCCAACGTTACTTTTTATTTTTTCGAAAGTATACAAATGGAAAAATTGGAAAGAAAAATTAACGGGTAAATTAATAGAATTAGAAACTAATGATTCCACATTTTAA
- the arsC gene encoding arsenate reductase (glutaredoxin) (This arsenate reductase requires both glutathione and glutaredoxin to convert arsenate to arsenite, after which the efflux transporter formed by ArsA and ArsB can extrude the arsenite from the cell, providing resistance.), with protein sequence MITIYHNPRCTKSREGLCLLENTNEEIIVRKYLDDFFTKEELKEVISKLNIKPIELVRTKEKIWIDNFKGKELSENQIIEILLEHPKLIERPIVVKNNKAVIARPKEKINEIL encoded by the coding sequence ATGATAACAATTTACCATAATCCAAGATGCACAAAGTCAAGAGAGGGCTTATGTTTACTTGAAAACACAAATGAAGAAATTATAGTTAGAAAATATTTAGATGATTTTTTTACTAAAGAAGAATTAAAAGAAGTAATTTCTAAATTAAACATTAAACCTATTGAATTGGTTCGAACTAAAGAAAAAATTTGGATTGATAACTTTAAAGGTAAGGAACTATCTGAAAATCAAATAATAGAAATTTTATTAGAACATCCCAAATTAATTGAAAGACCAATTGTCGTTAAAAATAATAAAGCAGTCATAGCTCGCCCTAAAGAAAAAATCAACGAAATCCTTTAA
- a CDS encoding TonB-dependent receptor domain-containing protein — translation MSKRIKFSIFYLLIVSTFSYSQYKPETKQVSITGKILEKGTDLPLEYATVVFEDIKTKQLTGGVTDFDGNFKFTVKDGNYNIRFEYISFKSVELKNQTISSNKNFGTIYLEPDIAQLSGVELVGEKSTVEIKLDKRVYNVGSDMTVRGGTAGDVLNNVPSVTVDPDGTIALRGNESVTILIDGKPSGLAGINPSDIIKMLPADAIDKVEVITNPSARYNAEGGGGIINIVMKKGKTNGLNGSLVASVGDPETYGFNSSINYKTDTFNVFSNFGYNYRTNKGEAEFQSTYFDNDTPEIDDITGFMNESRTTKDIDRGYNANFGVDLNLTESLTWTNSLTFRENSEKNPQDVLMDYYDENGVFTQTRNRFSDQNEEDYVIEYATNVTKKFEKEDHIFTADFSVSKNQRDETSDITDVILNSSNPAQFENTLNNNTRNRMLAKTDYVLPLGKDGRFEAGYRGDFSNTLTDFQVNPNTAYSNLLEYVENINALYLQYGNKINKFSYFLGLRWEDSHIEVNSFTSSDFNTKLYNNFFPTATFNYEFTEDQSITLSYSKRINRPRGRFVNPFSTYSSNVNLFQGNPDLDPTFTNVIELGYLWKGKKFTLNSSIYTNLTDDSFQFIRRETGDEVDGVPVIVSTPINLSKEVRTGFEFNVNYSPYKWWRLNTNLNLFSVVTRGDYTYTDFQNQLVTQNFDNDAFTWFARLNNKITLPYKVDWQTNVFYRGPQKNAQGKSLSMTNVSMALSKDVLKDKMTLALNVNNMFNTMKRRNETYIEDVTSSYSEFMWRKRTILFSLTYRFNRKKEADRGRREGGDDDGGDIMG, via the coding sequence ATGAGCAAAAGAATAAAATTTTCTATTTTCTATTTATTAATTGTATCAACATTTTCTTATTCGCAATATAAACCAGAAACAAAACAAGTTAGCATAACTGGAAAAATTCTTGAAAAGGGTACAGATTTGCCATTAGAATATGCTACGGTGGTATTTGAGGATATTAAAACTAAACAATTAACAGGTGGAGTTACTGATTTTGATGGTAATTTCAAATTTACAGTTAAAGACGGTAATTACAACATTCGTTTTGAATATATTTCTTTTAAATCAGTCGAATTAAAAAATCAAACGATATCATCAAATAAAAATTTTGGTACTATTTATTTAGAACCAGATATTGCGCAACTATCAGGTGTTGAATTAGTAGGTGAAAAATCTACAGTAGAAATAAAGCTTGACAAAAGAGTTTACAATGTAGGTTCTGACATGACCGTAAGAGGTGGAACTGCAGGTGATGTATTAAACAATGTACCTTCTGTAACAGTTGATCCTGATGGTACAATTGCACTGCGCGGTAATGAAAGTGTTACTATTTTAATAGATGGAAAACCTTCTGGACTTGCAGGTATTAATCCAAGTGATATAATAAAAATGTTGCCCGCTGATGCAATTGATAAAGTAGAGGTTATTACAAATCCTTCTGCTCGTTACAACGCTGAAGGAGGTGGTGGAATTATCAATATCGTCATGAAAAAAGGGAAAACTAATGGATTAAATGGTTCGTTAGTTGCATCTGTTGGTGACCCTGAAACTTATGGGTTTAATTCAAGCATTAATTATAAAACAGATACTTTCAACGTTTTTTCAAACTTTGGTTATAATTATAGAACGAATAAAGGTGAAGCTGAATTTCAATCTACCTACTTTGATAATGATACTCCTGAAATAGATGATATTACAGGTTTTATGAATGAAAGCAGAACTACAAAAGATATTGATAGAGGTTATAATGCAAACTTTGGTGTCGATTTAAATTTAACTGAATCTCTAACTTGGACAAATTCACTAACTTTTAGAGAAAATTCTGAAAAGAACCCTCAAGATGTTTTAATGGATTATTACGATGAGAATGGAGTTTTTACTCAAACTCGTAACCGTTTTAGCGATCAAAATGAGGAAGATTATGTAATTGAGTATGCTACTAACGTTACTAAAAAATTTGAAAAAGAAGATCATATTTTTACTGCTGATTTCTCAGTTTCAAAAAACCAACGCGATGAAACTTCAGATATAACTGATGTAATTTTAAACTCTTCGAATCCTGCTCAATTTGAAAATACATTAAACAACAATACAAGAAATAGAATGTTAGCAAAAACCGATTATGTTTTACCTTTAGGAAAAGATGGTCGTTTTGAAGCAGGTTACCGTGGTGATTTTTCAAATACATTAACAGACTTTCAAGTAAACCCTAATACTGCTTATAGTAATCTATTAGAGTATGTAGAAAACATCAATGCTTTGTATCTACAATATGGTAATAAAATAAATAAGTTTTCTTATTTCTTAGGATTACGATGGGAAGACAGCCATATTGAAGTAAATTCATTTACGAGTTCTGATTTTAATACGAAATTATATAATAACTTCTTCCCTACTGCAACATTTAATTATGAATTTACAGAAGATCAATCAATTACATTAAGTTACAGTAAAAGAATTAATAGACCTAGAGGTAGATTTGTAAATCCATTTTCTACCTACTCAAGTAACGTAAATTTATTTCAAGGTAATCCCGATTTAGATCCAACATTTACAAATGTTATTGAGTTAGGTTATTTATGGAAAGGTAAAAAATTCACATTAAATTCATCAATTTATACCAACCTTACAGATGATTCTTTTCAATTTATTAGAAGAGAAACTGGAGATGAAGTTGATGGAGTACCTGTAATCGTTTCAACACCTATCAACCTTTCAAAAGAAGTTAGAACAGGTTTTGAATTTAATGTTAATTATTCTCCTTATAAATGGTGGCGCTTAAACACTAATTTAAATTTATTTAGTGTAGTAACTCGTGGTGATTATACTTATACTGATTTTCAAAATCAGTTAGTTACACAAAATTTTGATAATGATGCTTTTACTTGGTTTGCAAGATTAAACAATAAAATAACGTTACCATATAAAGTAGATTGGCAAACTAATGTATTTTACCGAGGTCCTCAAAAAAATGCGCAAGGTAAAAGTTTGTCTATGACTAATGTAAGTATGGCATTAAGTAAAGACGTTTTAAAAGATAAAATGACTTTAGCCTTAAATGTAAACAACATGTTTAATACAATGAAAAGAAGAAATGAAACCTACATAGAGGACGTAACTTCTTCTTATTCTGAATTTATGTGGAGAAAAAGAACTATTTTATTTTCTCTAACTTATCGCTTCAACAGAAAAAAAGAAGCTGATAGAGGAAGACGTGAAGGAGGCGATGATGATGGCGGAGATATAATGGGATAA
- the fumC gene encoding class II fumarate hydratase: protein MNFRIEKDTLGEVQVPADKLWGAQTERSRNNFKIGPDASMPFEIISAYATLKKAAAITNNNLGVLDSEKAKLIVQVCDEILHEKHNDQFPLVIWQTGSGTQTNMNVNEVIANRAQQLSNRKIGQDEPIIKANDDVNKSQSSNDTFPTAMHIAAYRKLVYHTIPALEKLLATFITKSEEFEDVIKIGRTHLMDATPLTLGQEFSGYSQLIQNGIVSLQKSLYSLSELALGGTAVGTGLNAPENFDIEVAKNIAEITQLPFITAPNKFEALSAHNAIVESHSALKQLAISLFKIANDIRLMGSGPRAGFGELLLPENEPGSSIMPGKVNPTQVEALTMVCSQIIGNDTTITFAASQGQFELNVYKPVIIANFLQSAELLGDACNSFNENCLKGIQPNEKRVIELLSNSLMLVTALNTKIGYYKSAEIAQKAHHENTTLKQAAVSLGYVTENEFDEWVNPKNMI, encoded by the coding sequence ATGAACTTTAGAATTGAAAAAGATACGCTTGGAGAAGTACAAGTTCCTGCAGATAAACTTTGGGGTGCACAAACCGAAAGATCTCGAAATAATTTTAAAATTGGACCTGATGCTTCTATGCCTTTTGAGATAATTTCAGCATATGCTACTCTTAAAAAAGCAGCTGCTATTACTAATAATAACCTTGGTGTACTTGATTCTGAAAAGGCAAAACTAATTGTTCAAGTTTGCGATGAAATTTTACACGAGAAACATAACGACCAATTTCCTCTTGTAATTTGGCAAACAGGTTCTGGCACACAAACTAACATGAATGTTAACGAAGTTATAGCAAATAGAGCACAACAACTTTCAAACAGAAAAATTGGACAAGATGAACCTATTATAAAAGCGAATGACGATGTTAACAAATCACAATCTTCTAATGATACCTTTCCTACGGCAATGCATATTGCTGCTTACAGAAAATTAGTATATCATACAATTCCAGCATTAGAAAAACTTTTAGCAACGTTTATTACAAAATCAGAAGAATTTGAAGATGTAATTAAAATTGGCCGAACACATTTAATGGACGCTACTCCACTTACACTTGGTCAAGAGTTTTCAGGTTATTCACAACTCATTCAAAATGGAATTGTTTCATTACAAAAAAGTTTATATTCCTTATCTGAATTAGCACTTGGCGGAACTGCTGTTGGTACAGGTTTAAATGCTCCTGAAAATTTTGATATTGAAGTTGCTAAAAATATTGCAGAAATTACCCAACTCCCTTTCATAACAGCTCCAAATAAATTTGAAGCACTTTCTGCACACAATGCAATAGTTGAAAGTCATTCAGCGTTAAAACAATTAGCCATTTCTTTATTTAAAATTGCAAATGATATTCGCTTAATGGGTTCTGGTCCACGAGCTGGTTTTGGTGAACTTTTACTTCCAGAAAATGAACCCGGTTCTTCAATAATGCCTGGAAAAGTAAATCCAACTCAAGTAGAAGCATTAACGATGGTTTGTAGTCAAATTATTGGTAATGATACTACAATAACATTTGCAGCAAGTCAAGGTCAGTTCGAATTAAATGTATACAAACCAGTAATTATTGCAAACTTTTTACAATCTGCAGAATTATTAGGAGATGCTTGTAATTCATTTAATGAAAATTGTTTAAAAGGCATTCAGCCTAATGAAAAAAGGGTAATTGAACTTCTTTCCAACTCATTAATGCTTGTTACAGCCTTAAACACAAAAATTGGCTATTATAAATCTGCTGAAATAGCTCAAAAAGCGCATCATGAAAATACAACGTTAAAGCAAGCTGCTGTTTCTTTAGGTTATGTTACTGAAAATGAATTTGATGAATGGGTAAATCCAAAAAACATGATTTAA
- the corA gene encoding magnesium/cobalt transporter CorA: MRKIRYKKGRKVQGQTYEYTGIYTDKQTEMQLFVYNEQEVDEYEKVTLEEFSSKRSVEKNNWLNIHGLTNIDLIKSLAENLELNSLIISDILNIARGTRLDEMDESLFFSIKSILPNESDDTIRIEQISFLIKENLIVSFQEKRGDFFTHIRERLRTNSGVVRKKHVDYLLYLLLDAIIENFYITIENKETKIELLLATSKTSDDPKVVEEIEHLREIFHYLKRSLIPLKEALYTIKTIKDDDEFNSIQSSNFVFFSRLHQKTIELLEQIDYDMTSLDSASNFYYTTQNHKMNEVMKTLTVISSVFLPLTFIAGIYGMNFKYMPELNYHYGYYTIIGLMFLIVIVMLIYFKRKNWF; this comes from the coding sequence TTGAGAAAAATAAGATATAAAAAAGGAAGAAAAGTTCAAGGTCAAACGTATGAGTATACAGGTATCTATACGGATAAACAAACTGAAATGCAGTTGTTTGTTTATAACGAACAAGAAGTTGACGAATATGAAAAAGTGACTTTAGAGGAATTTAGTTCAAAGCGTTCAGTTGAAAAAAACAATTGGCTCAATATTCACGGATTAACAAATATTGACTTAATTAAATCTCTTGCAGAAAATTTAGAATTGAATTCTTTAATTATTTCAGATATTTTGAACATAGCAAGAGGGACTCGTCTAGATGAAATGGACGAATCTCTTTTTTTTAGTATAAAATCTATTTTACCCAATGAATCTGATGATACCATTCGAATTGAACAAATTAGCTTTTTAATTAAAGAGAATTTAATTGTTTCATTTCAAGAAAAAAGAGGTGATTTTTTTACCCATATTAGAGAAAGGCTAAGAACTAATTCAGGAGTTGTTAGAAAAAAACACGTAGATTATTTACTTTATTTATTATTAGATGCTATTATCGAAAATTTCTACATAACAATTGAAAATAAAGAAACAAAGATTGAACTGTTATTAGCTACGTCTAAAACCTCTGATGATCCTAAAGTAGTTGAAGAGATTGAACATTTAAGAGAAATATTTCATTATTTAAAACGCTCTTTAATTCCACTTAAAGAAGCATTGTATACCATTAAAACCATCAAAGATGATGATGAGTTTAATAGCATTCAATCTTCAAATTTTGTCTTTTTTAGTCGACTTCATCAAAAAACTATTGAATTGTTAGAGCAAATTGATTACGATATGACTTCACTAGATAGTGCCAGTAATTTTTATTACACTACACAAAATCATAAGATGAACGAAGTAATGAAAACATTAACAGTAATTTCTTCGGTTTTCTTGCCCTTAACATTTATTGCAGGTATTTATGGTATGAATTTTAAATACATGCCAGAACTTAATTATCATTATGGTTATTACACAATAATTGGTTTGATGTTTCTAATTGTAATAGTAATGTTAATTTATTTTAAACGAAAGAATTGGTTTTAA
- the hutI gene encoding imidazolonepropionase, whose protein sequence is MRTIFINIKELLQVREPNVTKVSGKEMSVLPKIDNAFLIIKEDRIEDFGTMKDCPDLNDFNVIDIEGKVILPTWVDSHTHIVYAGNRIQEFVDRINGLSYEEIANRGGGILNSAKRLNETSEEELYEQSKKRLEEVIKQGTGAIEIKSGYGLTVEGELKMLRVIKRLKENYAIPIKATFLGAHAFPTQFKENHSAYIDLIINEMLPKIAEENLADYIDAFLETGYFSVEETVRIMEAGKKYGLIAKIHVNQFTAIEGIKACVNYGARSVDHLEIVTDEDIEVLKNSETMPVALPSCSYFISIPYTPARKMIEAGLPLALATDYNPGTTPSGNMNFVVATACIKMKMTPEEAVNAATINAAFAMDVSKEVGSITKGKKANLIITKPIHSYYQIPYEFGSNLIEDVMINGEFVK, encoded by the coding sequence ATGCGTACAATTTTCATTAATATAAAAGAATTATTACAAGTTAGAGAGCCAAATGTTACAAAAGTTTCAGGAAAGGAAATGTCGGTTTTACCAAAAATTGATAATGCATTTTTAATTATAAAAGAAGATCGTATTGAAGATTTTGGTACAATGAAAGATTGTCCAGATTTAAATGACTTTAATGTTATTGATATAGAGGGAAAAGTAATTTTACCGACTTGGGTTGATAGCCATACACATATTGTTTACGCTGGAAATAGAATTCAGGAATTTGTAGATAGAATTAACGGATTATCGTATGAAGAAATTGCAAATCGTGGTGGTGGAATTTTAAATTCAGCAAAACGACTTAACGAAACTTCAGAAGAAGAATTATATGAACAATCAAAAAAACGATTAGAAGAAGTTATAAAACAAGGAACTGGTGCTATTGAAATTAAATCGGGTTACGGATTAACTGTTGAAGGAGAGTTGAAAATGCTACGCGTTATAAAACGTTTAAAAGAAAACTATGCAATTCCTATAAAAGCTACATTTTTAGGAGCACACGCCTTCCCTACTCAATTTAAAGAAAATCATTCAGCTTATATCGATTTGATTATCAATGAAATGTTACCGAAAATAGCAGAAGAAAACTTAGCCGATTATATTGATGCTTTCTTAGAAACTGGTTATTTTTCCGTTGAGGAAACAGTACGTATAATGGAAGCTGGAAAAAAATATGGATTAATAGCCAAAATTCATGTTAACCAGTTCACAGCAATTGAAGGAATAAAAGCTTGTGTAAATTATGGAGCACGTTCTGTAGACCATTTAGAAATTGTTACAGATGAAGATATTGAAGTGTTAAAGAACTCGGAAACTATGCCGGTTGCTTTACCAAGTTGCTCTTATTTTATTAGTATACCATATACTCCAGCTCGAAAAATGATTGAAGCTGGTTTGCCTTTAGCTTTAGCTACAGATTATAATCCAGGAACTACTCCATCTGGAAACATGAACTTTGTAGTGGCAACGGCTTGTATTAAAATGAAAATGACTCCCGAGGAAGCTGTTAATGCAGCTACTATTAATGCCGCTTTTGCTATGGATGTTTCTAAAGAAGTTGGAAGTATTACAAAAGGTAAAAAAGCTAATTTAATTATTACAAAACCTATACATTCTTATTACCAAATCCCTTATGAATTTGGTTCAAATTTAATTGAGGATGTGATGATAAACGGAGAGTTTGTAAAATAA